The Populus trichocarpa isolate Nisqually-1 chromosome 2, P.trichocarpa_v4.1, whole genome shotgun sequence genome has a window encoding:
- the LOC7460430 gene encoding tlg2p-like protein a: MATRNRTVVYKKHRDEVKSVRAPLSSSLPGSSGPVIEMVSASFLRSQHSSYTPLSTEDPGPSTSSGDAFTIGLPLAWVDDSEEISLNIQRIRTKMGELVKAHAKALMPTFGDGKEDERVIEGLTREITGLLRNSGTRLKKISASESFEDSNVRKNVQRALATELQNLSMDLRRKQSMYLKRLQQQKEGHDGVDLEMSLNANKFRSEDDGFSDVGFNEGQMLKLKKSEQFTVDRESEIKQVTESVHELAQIMKDLSVLVIDQGTIVDRIDYNIHNVASTVEEGFKQLQKAERNQKKGGMVMCATVLVIMCFIMLTLLILKESLL, translated from the exons ATGGCAACAAGAAACCGTACCGTAGTGTACAAGAAGCACAGAGATGAAGTCAAGAGCGTGCGTGCTCCTTTATCATCGTCGCTGCCCGGTTCTAGCGGTCCGGTTATCGAAATGGTTAGCGCTTCGTTTCTTCGCTCCCAACATTCCTCTTATACTCCACTGAGCACCGAAGATCCAGGTCCTTCCACTTCCAG TGGTGATGCGTTTACGATTGGTCTGCCGCTGGCGTGGGTGGATGATTCTGAGGAAATATCGCTGAATATTCAAAGAATTCGAACCAAAATGGGTGAGTTAGTCAAGGCGCACGCGAAAGCTTTAATGCCAACATTTGGAGACGGAAAAGAAGATGAACGAGTGATTGAAGGTCTTACTCGAGAGATTACGGGTTTATTGAGAAATTCCGGGACTAGATTAAAGAAAATTTCTGCAAGTGAGTCTTTTGAGGACTCAAATGTAAGAAAGAATGTACAG CGGGCGCTTGCAACAGAACTTCAGAACTTGTCGATGGATCTCCGTAGAAAACAATCCATGTATCTAAAACGTCTGCAGCAGCAAAAAGAG GGACATGACGGGGTTGATTTAGAGATGAGCCTGAATGCGAACAAGTTTAGATCGGAAGATGATGGATTTAGTGACGTG GGTTTTAATGAGGGTCAGATGCTTAAGCTAAAGAAGAGTGAGCAATTTACTGTTGACAGGGAAAGCGAGATCAAACAG GTCACAGAATCAGTGCATGAGCTTGCTCAAATCATGAAAGACCTATCGGTTCTGGTGATAGATCAG GGCACAATTGTTGATCGGATAGACTATAATATTCATAATGTTGCGTCAACAGTAGAGGAGGGCTTTAAACAGTTGCAGAAG GCAGAGAGAAATCAGAAGAAAGGAGGAATGGTGATGTGTGCAACAGTACTTGTTATAATGTGCTTCATAATGCTGACCCTCTTGATCCTCAAGGAGTCGCTGTTGTGA